A section of the Humulus lupulus chromosome 2, drHumLupu1.1, whole genome shotgun sequence genome encodes:
- the LOC133815402 gene encoding uncharacterized protein At4g02000-like: MEGPNVLLPGMKEVNLSEEDEGGLDLLAVNGEGGEAESGFNWRLCLIGRFIQSGSLDFLSMQQTLASTWKPGKGVFIKELDNNRFLFQFYHELDIKRVVEGSPWYFNRKALIISRMTQEGNPRCIALDTLDLWIQVHDLPIGFMTTTVLKAIGNYIGVFVDACPKNFMGIWRDYMRIRVRLELTKPLKRKMRIRQSATEWVWVNFKYENIPTFCFVCGLLGHSERFCPRRFDTPEEEIVQPYGDWMRTPLRRPTKLIGAQWLRT; encoded by the coding sequence ATGGAGGGTCCCAATGTTCTGCTCCCAGGGATGAAAGAGGTTAATCTATCTGAAGAAGACGAAGGGGGACTAGATCTTTTAGCAGTTAACGGAGAAGGTGGAGAAGCAGAGTCTGGGTTCAACTGGCGTCTATGTTTAATTGGTAGGTTCATCCAATCTGGTTCGCTGGATTTTCTATCCATGCAACAAACATTGGCTTCGACATGGAAACCAGGAAAGGGCGTTTTTATAAAAGAGCTGGACAACAACCGATTTCTCTTTCAGTTTTACCATGAGTTGGATATCAAAAGAGTTGTTGAAGGGAGTCCATGGTATTTCAATCGCAAAGCACTCATAATTTCCAGAATGACTCAGGAAGGTAATCCCAGATGTATTGCGCTGGATACTCTAGATCTGTGGATCCAAGTCCACGATCTACCTATTGGTTTCATGACTACTACTGTTTTGAAAGCCATTGGAAACTACATAGGCGTCTTCGTGGATGCTTGCCCGAAAAACTTTATGGGAATTTGGAGAGACTATATGCGCATTAGAGTTCGGCTCGAACTGACCAAACCTTTGAAACGGAAAATGCGAATTCGTCAGTCGGCCACTGAATGGGTTTGGGTGAATTTCAAATACGAAAACATTCCGAcgttttgttttgtttgtggttTGCTGGGCCACTCCGAAAGATTCTGCCCCCGTCGTTTCGATACTCCAGAGGAGGAGATAGTTCAGCCTTACGGGGACTGGATGCGAACCCCTCTTCGTCGCCCAACCAAGCTGATCGGAGCTCAGTGGTTGCGAACATAA
- the LOC133815405 gene encoding secreted RxLR effector protein 161-like yields the protein MKDLGTTKKILSMVITRKNKEEKLIISQTGYLSKVLDRFNMSSSKPVSMPIAGHFKFSNDQCPKTNEDTKRMESVPYSEAIGCLMYSMVSTRPNLAYPIGVLSRYMANPGESHWECLKWLLRYIKGTLNYGLHFKKSKGQIQLEGFVDSDYAANRDNRKSVISFIFLLNGNCICWKTQLQPVVALSTIEAEFMAVTEAIKEGI from the coding sequence atgaaggatttgggtacAACAAAGAAAATTCTTAGCATGGTCATTACAAGGAAGAACAAAGAGGAGAAGTTAATTATTTCTCAAACTGGATACTTGTCAAAGGTGCTTGACAGATTCAACATGAGTAGTTCTAAACCTGTCAGCATGCCTATTGCTGGgcatttcaaattttcaaatgatCAATGCCCAAAGACTAATGAAGATACAAAAAGAATGGAAAGTGTTCCTTATTCAGAAGCAATAGGTTGCTTAATGTACTCAATGGTGAGTACCAGGCCTAATCTAGCCTATCCTATAGGTGTACTAAGTAGGTATATGGCTAATCCAGGCGAATCTCATTGGGAATGTTTGAAATGGTTGTTAAGATACATCAAAGGCACTTTGAATTATGGATTGCACTTCAAGAAATCCAAGGGACAGATTCAATTGGAAGGATTCGTGGATTCTGATTATGCAGCAAATAGAGACAATAGGAAGTCAGTAATTTCATTTATTTTCTTGTTGAATGGAAATTGTATTTGCTGGAAAACTCAACTACAACCTGTGGTGGCATTATCTACAATTGAGGCAGAATTTATGGCAGTAACTGAAGCTATTAAAGAGGGAATTTGA
- the LOC133815403 gene encoding uncharacterized protein LOC133815403: MNDNQTEWDQDILNDIFNSRDRDIIRLIPFDTNSEDHWYWRLERLGHYSVKSAHALLQKNKLPVSSAENLAFWKNLWQLDIPPKVKNFLCCRESTIHILVSCSFSRNCWRYIGISVESEVDLSFPSWFSQILSKPHGPSLNLIPMLCWALWKSRNDLIWNQRSMEVAEIVSLARNSLSQWKSAQDRTFDLSLGLVLSSDGNAIWSPPPPGFIKVNSDAALFSSPDRFSFAIVARNQSGELLEARAPCREGLVEPDFAEAIGIKEALSWIKAKGWRNVMVESDSLVSIQAIRSSTPLLSYFGRIIQDCRQIFSELQNCSVSLNFVKRSANAVAHCIAKSTSNIADRIVKGNDVPVELNNVLLNDLIQ, encoded by the exons ATGAACGATAATCAGACTGAGTGGGACCAAGACATTCTTAATGATATTTTTAATTCAAGAGACCGAGACATTATTCGTCTCATTCCTTTTGATACAAATTCAGAAGACCATTGGTATTGGCGTTTGGAACGACTTGGGCATTACTCTGTCAAGAGTGCGCATGCTCTCCTTCAGAAGAATAAATTACCAGTTAGTTCGGCCGAAAATTTGGCGTTCTGGAAGAATTTGTGGCAGCTAGATATCCCTCCTAAAGTTAAAAATTTTCTTTG CTGCCGTGAGTCCACCATCCATATTCTGGTTTCTTGCTCATTTTCGCGAAATTGCTGGAGGTATATCGGCATTTCAGTGGAGTCCGAGGTTGATCTCTCTTTCCCAAGTTGGTTTTCACAAATTTTATCCAAACCCCATGGTCCATCTCTTAATCTCATCCCCATGCTTTGCTGGGCCTTGTGGAAATCTCGGAATGACCTTATCTGGAATCAGAGATCCATGGAAGTTGCTGAGATAGTGTCTCTTGCCCGTAACTCCCTGTCGCAGTGGAAATCCGCCCAAGACCGTACATTCGACCTCTCCTTGGGGCTTGTCCTCTCTTCAGACGGTAATGCAATTTGGTCTCCTCCCCCGCCTGGTTTCATCAAAGTGAACTCTGATGCTGCTTTGTTCTCTTCTCCAGATCGCTTCTCTTTTGCGATTGTTGCTAGAAATCAATCTGGGGAGCTGTTGGAAGCTAGAGCGCCTTGCCGTGAAGGTTTGGTGGAGCCTGATTTCGCAGAAGCCATCGGGATCAAAGAAGCCCTGAGTTGGATCAAAGCTAAGGGATGGCGTAATGTTATGGTGGAATCGGATTCATTGGTTTCAATTCAAGCTATTAGAAGTTCCACTCCTCTTCTCTCTTATTTTGGGAGAATCATCCAAGATTGCAGACAGATTTTCTCTGAATTACAAAATTGTTCTGTGTCACTAAACTTTGTAAAACGTTCTGCTAATGCTGTGGCCCATTGCATTGCAAAATCCACTAGCAACATAGCTGATCGTATTGTGAAAGGGAATGATGTTCCAGTTGAGTTAAACAATGTACTCTTGAatgatttaattcaataa